The following are encoded in a window of Leishmania mexicana MHOM/GT/2001/U1103 complete genome, chromosome 3 genomic DNA:
- a CDS encoding putative ribosomal protein L38 — protein MPREIKTLKEFLAICSRKDARCVKVKHNPSATKFKVRCSRYLYTLVVNDKKKADKIERSIHPSVKKIAVTARSHAKTNAGSKQ, from the coding sequence ATCAAGACCCTGAAGGAGTTTCTCGCCATCTGCTCCCGCAAGGATGCGCGGTGCGTGAAGGTGAAGCACAACCCGAGCGCCACCAAGTTCAAGgtccgctgcagccgctacCTCTACACGCTGGTCGTGAACGACAAGAAGAAGGCCGACAAGATCGAGCGCTCCATCCACCCGTCCGTGAAGAAGATCGCCGTGACGGCCCGCTCGCACGCCAAGACGAACGCCGGCTCCAAGCAGTAA